One window of Gloeothece citriformis PCC 7424 genomic DNA carries:
- the hypB gene encoding hydrogenase nickel incorporation protein HypB, which produces MCVTCGCSDDSQVTITNPKNDKTTVENHHHSHSHHSHTHTLEDGRVITHTHPHETEHQHPHSPTEVTEIHAQMHGTTITLEQNILRKNDLIAAQNRGWFKGRNILALNLVSSPGAGKTTLLTRTIEDLKTEIPISVIEGDQETINDAEKIGKTGCKVVQINTGKGCHLEADMIERGYLELDPPLNSVVMIENVGNLVCPALFDLGERAKVAILSVTEGEDKPIKYPHMFRASEVMILTKIDLLPYVQFDVEKCLNYARQVNPQIKIFQVSAVTGAGLQDWYEWLKVQFQTKQ; this is translated from the coding sequence ATGTGCGTAACTTGCGGATGTTCTGATGATAGTCAAGTGACAATTACTAACCCGAAAAACGATAAAACAACCGTCGAAAATCATCATCATAGCCATTCTCATCATTCCCATACCCATACGTTAGAAGATGGGCGCGTCATTACTCATACTCATCCCCATGAAACTGAACATCAGCATCCCCATTCTCCGACTGAAGTAACAGAAATTCATGCTCAAATGCACGGCACAACCATTACTTTAGAGCAAAATATTCTCAGAAAAAATGACTTAATAGCTGCCCAAAATCGGGGTTGGTTTAAAGGTCGTAATATTTTAGCACTGAATTTAGTGAGTTCTCCTGGGGCAGGCAAAACTACCTTATTAACCCGTACCATTGAGGATTTAAAAACAGAGATTCCCATTAGTGTTATTGAAGGAGATCAAGAAACTATTAATGATGCGGAAAAAATCGGCAAAACTGGCTGTAAAGTGGTGCAAATTAACACCGGAAAAGGTTGTCATTTAGAAGCTGATATGATAGAACGGGGTTATCTAGAATTAGACCCTCCTCTGAATTCCGTCGTGATGATAGAAAATGTCGGAAATTTAGTTTGTCCGGCTTTATTTGATTTAGGGGAACGAGCAAAAGTAGCAATTTTATCAGTAACCGAGGGAGAAGACAAACCGATTAAATATCCTCATATGTTTCGAGCGAGTGAGGTGATGATTTTAACCAAAATTGATCTTTTACCCTATGTTCAATTTGATGTAGAAAAATGTTTAAACTATGCCCGACAAGTTAACCCCCAAATTAAAATCTTTCAAGTTTCGGCGGTAACGGGAGCAGGGTTACAAGATTGGTATGAATGGTTAAAGGTTCAATTTCAAACTAAACAATAA
- the hppD gene encoding 4-hydroxyphenylpyruvate dioxygenase: protein MIEIDHVHFYVNNRVKLRNFLTQKLGFSLIYQKINNDTCTEIVGNNLIFFVISSALNYTSPVAHYLNSHPSGVADVAFRVSDLNAFINRSDVTVLVPPQECFFTGGYLKWATIKGWDSLSHTLIEKTNFTSSYYLFCEPQLTTPINFFNPSSENNYSPLVGIDHLVLNVPRGDLEKAVNWYQNLFNFQVHQTFTIQTKYSGLFSKVLRSPDCKINFNINEPTSANSQIQEFLEANRGAGIQHIALQSTNLLQIIKHLRYLGVSFLSTPKTYYTQLKQQGRYGELASITEQEWEALETAQILVDWAKKKPQSLLLQIFTEPIFDEPTFFFEFIERRSSAQGFGEGNFRALFEAIEKDQMKRDKL from the coding sequence ATGATAGAAATTGATCACGTTCATTTTTATGTTAATAATCGAGTGAAACTCCGAAATTTTTTGACCCAAAAATTAGGATTTTCTCTCATTTATCAAAAAATAAATAATGATACTTGTACAGAAATCGTGGGGAATAACTTAATTTTTTTTGTTATTTCTTCTGCTCTTAATTATACCAGTCCAGTGGCTCATTATTTAAACTCTCATCCGTCGGGTGTCGCTGATGTTGCTTTTCGGGTTTCCGATCTCAATGCTTTTATCAATCGTAGTGATGTCACTGTGTTAGTGCCTCCTCAAGAGTGTTTTTTTACTGGCGGATATTTAAAGTGGGCAACCATTAAAGGGTGGGATTCTCTTTCTCATACCTTAATTGAAAAGACTAACTTCACCTCTTCTTATTATCTCTTTTGTGAGCCACAACTAACAACACCTATTAATTTTTTTAACCCCAGTTCTGAAAATAACTATTCTCCTCTTGTGGGAATCGATCACCTGGTTTTAAATGTTCCTAGAGGAGACCTGGAAAAAGCGGTTAACTGGTATCAAAATCTATTTAACTTTCAAGTTCACCAAACTTTTACTATTCAAACCAAATATTCAGGATTATTTAGTAAAGTTTTAAGATCTCCCGATTGTAAAATTAATTTTAATATCAATGAACCGACCTCAGCAAATTCTCAAATTCAAGAATTTTTGGAGGCTAACCGAGGCGCAGGGATTCAACATATTGCTTTACAATCCACCAATTTATTACAGATAATAAAGCATCTGCGTTATTTAGGAGTATCATTTTTATCGACTCCTAAAACTTACTACACTCAGCTTAAGCAGCAGGGGAGATACGGAGAATTGGCATCTATTACAGAGCAGGAATGGGAAGCTTTAGAAACTGCACAAATTTTAGTAGATTGGGCTAAAAAAAAGCCTCAATCATTACTTTTACAAATTTTTACTGAACCCATTTTTGATGAACCGACTTTCTTTTTCGAGTTTATAGAAAGACGTTCCTCAGCGCAAGGCTTTGGAGAAGGGAATTTTCGGGCGTTATTTGAAGCGATAGAAAAAGACCAAATGAAAAGAGATAAACTTTAA
- a CDS encoding nickel-dependent hydrogenase large subunit, whose amino-acid sequence MTITTLDIAPIGRVEGDLDVRVDIEDGYVVNAWTHAELFRGFEVILRGKDSQAGLIVTPRVCGICGASHLTCASWALDTAWGTEVPRNAILARNLGQLVETIQSQPRYFYGLFAIDLTNKKYKDSPFYEEACRRFAPFTGKSYEVGVTVSAKPVEIYALFGGQWPHSSFMVPGGVMCAPTLTDVTRAWSILEYFRTNWLEPMWLGCSLERYEEIQTYDDFMAWLDENPAHANSDLGFYWRMGLDIGLDKYGIGCGRYTTWGYLPHEDRYQKPTIEGRNAAVIMKSGVYDSFTDTHTLMEHGFARENTTHSWYEEGTKDVHPFDRYTVPTQNNVKDFDNAYSWASAVSHKDLGRMEVGPLARQLVAGGNHGESWQHHDGFILDMFKKMGGASIHLRQIARMHEAVKLYREVERCLREFQLKDPWYIKPTEKNGRGWGATEASRGALCHWIEVESGKIKNYQIVAPTTWNVGPRDGEGIQGPIEQALIGTPVQDPSDPVEVGHVARSFDSCLVCTVHAHNAKTGEELARFRTN is encoded by the coding sequence ATGACCATTACAACTTTAGATATTGCCCCTATCGGACGGGTAGAGGGGGATTTAGATGTGCGGGTTGATATAGAGGACGGCTATGTGGTCAACGCTTGGACTCATGCCGAATTATTTCGGGGGTTTGAGGTTATTTTACGGGGAAAAGATTCTCAAGCCGGCTTAATTGTTACCCCTCGTGTTTGTGGCATTTGTGGCGCGTCTCACTTAACCTGTGCTTCTTGGGCGTTAGATACCGCTTGGGGGACAGAAGTTCCCCGTAATGCGATTTTAGCGAGAAATTTAGGTCAATTAGTCGAAACGATTCAAAGTCAGCCGCGTTACTTTTATGGGCTATTTGCGATCGATCTTACCAACAAAAAATACAAAGATAGTCCCTTTTATGAAGAAGCCTGTCGGCGGTTTGCTCCCTTTACCGGTAAATCTTATGAAGTTGGGGTAACGGTTTCCGCTAAACCCGTCGAAATTTATGCCCTGTTTGGGGGACAATGGCCCCATTCTAGCTTTATGGTTCCGGGTGGGGTCATGTGCGCTCCGACCTTAACCGATGTGACTAGAGCCTGGTCAATTTTAGAATATTTCCGCACCAACTGGCTAGAGCCGATGTGGCTCGGTTGTTCTTTAGAAAGATACGAAGAAATACAAACCTATGATGATTTTATGGCCTGGCTTGATGAAAATCCGGCTCATGCCAATTCTGACCTAGGCTTTTATTGGCGCATGGGTTTAGATATCGGTTTAGATAAATATGGGATAGGGTGCGGAAGATATACCACTTGGGGGTATTTACCTCACGAAGATAGATATCAAAAACCCACCATAGAAGGGCGTAATGCTGCCGTGATTATGAAAAGTGGGGTCTATGATAGCTTTACGGACACTCATACTTTGATGGAACATGGGTTTGCGCGAGAAAATACCACCCATTCATGGTATGAAGAAGGAACAAAAGATGTTCATCCTTTTGATCGTTATACCGTTCCCACCCAAAACAACGTCAAAGACTTCGATAATGCCTATTCTTGGGCAAGTGCCGTCAGTCATAAAGACTTAGGACGGATGGAAGTCGGGCCTTTAGCGCGTCAATTAGTGGCCGGTGGCAATCATGGGGAAAGCTGGCAACACCACGACGGGTTTATCCTCGATATGTTTAAAAAGATGGGGGGTGCAAGTATTCATCTCCGTCAAATTGCCCGGATGCACGAAGCGGTTAAACTGTATCGAGAAGTAGAACGGTGTCTGCGGGAATTTCAGCTTAAAGACCCCTGGTACATCAAACCTACAGAAAAAAATGGCCGAGGATGGGGCGCAACCGAAGCCAGTCGGGGAGCATTATGTCACTGGATAGAAGTGGAAAGTGGCAAGATTAAAAACTATCAAATCGTTGCCCCCACCACTTGGAATGTAGGGCCGCGAGATGGGGAAGGAATACAAGGGCCGATTGAACAAGCTTTAATTGGTACACCCGTACAAGATCCGAGTGATCCGGTAGAAGTCGGTCACGTTGCCCGGTCATTTGATTCCTGTTTAGTCTGTACCGTTCACGCCCACAACGCTAAGACAGGGGAAGAATTAGCCCGGTTCCGGACGAATTAA
- a CDS encoding methyltransferase domain-containing protein: MTNTLYQQIQEFYDASSGLWEQIWGEHMHHGYYGQAGNQKINRRQAQINIIEELLTWANLNSLENVPKNILDVGCGIGGSTLYLAQKYQTYATGITLSPVQVSRATERAIEAGLAQKVQFHLANALEMPFEDNSFDLVWSLESGEHMPDKVKFLQECYRVLQPGGTLIMVTWCHRSTDNSLGELTPDEQQHLNKIYQVYRLPYVISLPEYEAITRQCGFKKLRSDDWSTAVAPFWDVVISSALTPKAMIGLLRSGWSTIQGALSLNLMSQGYQKGLIRYGLITATK, from the coding sequence ATGACCAATACGCTTTATCAACAGATTCAAGAATTTTATGATGCTTCCAGTGGACTGTGGGAACAAATCTGGGGGGAACATATGCATCACGGTTACTATGGTCAAGCTGGTAATCAAAAAATAAACCGTCGTCAGGCACAAATTAATATTATTGAAGAACTTCTCACCTGGGCTAATCTTAACTCTTTAGAAAATGTTCCTAAAAATATTCTTGATGTGGGTTGTGGTATTGGCGGAAGTACCTTATATTTAGCGCAAAAATATCAAACCTATGCTACTGGGATTACGTTATCTCCTGTACAGGTTTCTAGAGCCACTGAAAGAGCCATTGAAGCCGGATTAGCTCAAAAAGTTCAGTTTCATTTGGCTAATGCTTTAGAGATGCCTTTTGAAGATAATTCTTTTGATTTAGTTTGGTCTTTAGAAAGTGGGGAACATATGCCTGATAAAGTTAAATTTTTACAGGAATGTTACCGAGTTCTTCAACCCGGCGGAACTTTAATTATGGTGACTTGGTGTCATCGTTCAACTGATAATTCTTTGGGAGAATTAACCCCAGATGAACAACAACATCTTAACAAAATTTATCAAGTTTATCGCTTACCTTATGTAATTTCTTTACCCGAATATGAAGCGATCACCCGTCAATGTGGCTTTAAAAAGCTTCGCTCTGATGATTGGTCTACCGCCGTTGCTCCCTTTTGGGATGTGGTGATTAGTTCCGCTCTTACTCCAAAAGCGATGATCGGTCTTTTGCGATCGGGTTGGTCAACGATTCAAGGAGCTTTATCTCTTAATTTGATGAGTCAAGGGTATCAAAAAGGTTTAATTCGTTATGGGTTAATTACTGCTACTAAATGA
- the hypA gene encoding hydrogenase maturation nickel metallochaperone HypA — protein sequence MHELGITQNIVAIVAEHARGIPVKRVTLEIGQLSAIMPEAIRFCFDICCQNTVLEGATLEILEIAGLGKCRHCGAEIQLSQPFGICDRCGSVEIEIMQGQELKIKEMEVEELCA from the coding sequence ATGCACGAATTAGGAATTACTCAAAATATTGTAGCGATCGTTGCTGAACACGCTAGGGGAATTCCTGTTAAACGAGTGACTCTAGAAATCGGTCAACTCTCAGCAATTATGCCCGAAGCCATCCGATTTTGCTTTGATATTTGCTGCCAAAATACCGTTTTAGAAGGAGCAACTTTAGAAATTTTAGAGATAGCTGGTTTAGGAAAATGTCGTCACTGTGGGGCAGAAATTCAATTATCTCAACCCTTTGGAATTTGCGATCGCTGTGGCTCAGTTGAAATAGAAATTATGCAAGGTCAAGAATTAAAAATTAAAGAAATGGAGGTAGAAGAATTATGTGCGTAA
- a CDS encoding hydrogenase small subunit yields MANVLWLQGGACSGNTMSFLNAEEPSVCDLITDFGINVLWHPSLGVELGDNLQQLLRDCISGKIPLDILVFEGTVVNAPNGTGEWNRFAGRAMKDWLQELAEVANFVVAVGDCATYGGIPAMAPNPSQSTGLQFLKRKKGGFLGDEFRSKAGLPVINIPGCPAHPDWITQILVAVATNRIGDITLDEFHRPETFFKSFTQTGCTRNIHFAYKASTSDFGQRKGCLFYDLGCRGPMTHSSCNRILWNRVSSKTRAGMPCLGCTEPEFPFHDLKPGTVFKTQTVMGVPKELPVGINKRDYALLTIVAKDSTPEWAEEDIFTI; encoded by the coding sequence ATGGCTAATGTACTATGGCTGCAAGGTGGGGCTTGTTCGGGCAACACGATGTCCTTTTTAAATGCGGAAGAACCGAGTGTCTGTGACTTAATTACGGATTTTGGGATTAATGTTCTTTGGCATCCTTCATTAGGGGTTGAATTAGGGGATAATCTGCAACAATTACTGAGAGACTGTATCTCTGGAAAAATTCCTCTAGATATTTTGGTATTTGAAGGAACAGTGGTGAATGCGCCCAACGGAACCGGAGAATGGAATCGGTTTGCGGGACGTGCCATGAAAGACTGGTTACAGGAATTAGCCGAAGTCGCTAATTTTGTAGTAGCGGTGGGAGATTGTGCCACTTATGGGGGAATTCCGGCTATGGCCCCCAATCCCAGTCAATCTACAGGACTACAGTTTCTTAAGCGCAAAAAAGGCGGATTTCTCGGCGACGAGTTTCGCTCTAAAGCCGGGTTACCGGTAATTAATATCCCCGGTTGTCCGGCTCATCCGGACTGGATTACTCAAATTTTAGTCGCTGTTGCCACCAATCGCATTGGAGATATTACCCTGGATGAGTTTCATCGTCCTGAAACCTTCTTCAAGAGCTTTACTCAAACCGGTTGCACTCGTAATATTCACTTTGCCTATAAAGCCTCTACCTCCGATTTTGGACAACGTAAAGGCTGTTTATTTTATGATTTAGGCTGTCGGGGGCCAATGACTCATTCTTCCTGTAATCGGATTCTCTGGAATCGAGTCTCATCGAAAACGAGAGCGGGAATGCCTTGTTTAGGCTGTACAGAGCCAGAATTTCCCTTCCATGACCTCAAACCGGGAACGGTATTTAAAACTCAAACCGTTATGGGAGTCCCCAAAGAATTACCCGTCGGGATTAATAAGAGAGACTATGCCTTATTAACGATCGTTGCTAAAGATTCTACCCCAGAGTGGGCAGAAGAAGACATTTTCACGATTTAA
- a CDS encoding diguanylate cyclase domain-containing protein yields the protein MSFFHLLNSDSSLKIFFEEILDLFLDIDQSMDGLKILETTVQKTRNTLQCDRVLVYQFLSEEEGVIIAESVGEGWTPLLGQYICNFYFAQNFLARSQQQQISFIENIYTAPLEPCHREFLKQLQVLANLVVPITLPNQTPRKLWGLLMTHQCHSPRQWSSLEKKCLQHLATLLGKTLCRHKQQNIFNPFITPVSHEITQYLFTLAKYSQNKSEELRWQEALLRSMTDTSPLAFYVVDNRTDTILYFNHRFCEIWQIEELKMPMSLGNLKNNDIIPHCIPLIADLPKFIESCKPLQSEENRCIIEDEIPFTDGRTIRRFSSQIRDREDRYFGRLYIFEDITERKRMEEALRESEERYRSLIASMTEGIVFQKADGAIIACNTSAEKILGLTAEQMMGCTSIDPRWHAIHEDGSQFVGENHPAIVTLKTGQPQTNIMMGVHKPDQSLTWISINTQPLFYPDSQHPYAVVASFTDITQRKQLELDIKRSEALFRGIFEQATVGIALVNSSGRFMKVNQRFCQLMGYSPPELQQMTFLDLTHPKDYTLTIEFHRQIWNREIPNYCTDKQYVHQEGHSFWGNVTFCPIYNDQGQLQYGLGVVIDISDRKQAESIIYQQTERERMMHDITRHIRQSLDLDEILNTTVTDVRQFLQTDRVIIYRLNPDWSGIVVTESVAPKWIAILNMEITDSYFVETEGGDYHRGYINNVPDIYHAGFTQCHLELLERLQVRAKLVVPILQQDRTWGLLIAHHCTSPRQWQPFEAELLTQLATQLAIAIQQSELHQQLQSTNQQLENLALIDQLTQIPNRRCFDHDLERHWQNLARQKRPLSLLLCDIDYFKQYNDTYGHSGGDVCLTQVAQALKASARRASDLVARYGGEEFVIILPDTDNFGAIAVAQNIQKTLKELRLPHRASGVSSYVTVSIGIATLIPRSDLPSIELINAADQALYQAKAQGRDRYSSHSI from the coding sequence ATGTCCTTTTTTCACCTCTTGAATTCTGACTCTAGCTTAAAAATCTTTTTTGAGGAAATTCTCGATCTGTTCCTCGATATTGATCAGTCAATGGATGGGTTAAAAATTTTAGAGACAACCGTTCAAAAGACTCGAAACACCCTCCAATGCGATCGAGTTCTAGTTTACCAATTTTTGTCTGAGGAGGAAGGTGTCATCATAGCAGAGTCGGTGGGGGAAGGTTGGACACCCCTATTAGGACAATACATTTGTAATTTTTATTTTGCACAAAATTTTCTCGCTCGATCGCAACAGCAGCAAATCAGTTTTATTGAGAATATTTATACTGCTCCCCTTGAACCCTGTCATCGGGAATTTTTAAAACAGCTTCAAGTGCTAGCCAATCTTGTTGTCCCTATTACTCTTCCTAATCAAACTCCTCGTAAATTATGGGGGTTACTGATGACTCATCAGTGTCATTCTCCTCGTCAATGGAGTTCTTTAGAAAAGAAATGTTTACAACATCTAGCTACCCTACTGGGTAAAACCCTTTGCCGTCATAAACAGCAAAATATCTTCAATCCGTTTATAACACCTGTTAGCCACGAAATTACGCAGTATCTCTTTACTTTAGCAAAATATAGCCAGAATAAATCAGAAGAATTACGTTGGCAAGAAGCACTACTGCGTTCGATGACGGATACTTCCCCCTTAGCGTTTTATGTTGTTGACAACCGCACCGATACTATTCTCTATTTCAATCATCGCTTTTGTGAAATTTGGCAGATTGAAGAGTTAAAAATGCCCATGAGTTTAGGAAATCTGAAAAATAATGATATCATTCCCCACTGTATTCCCTTAATCGCCGATTTACCGAAGTTTATTGAATCTTGTAAACCCTTACAGAGTGAAGAAAATCGCTGTATCATTGAAGATGAGATCCCTTTTACAGACGGACGCACAATTCGCCGTTTTTCCAGTCAAATTCGGGATCGTGAGGATCGCTATTTTGGGCGATTATATATATTTGAGGATATCACAGAGCGTAAGCGCATGGAAGAAGCTTTACGGGAAAGTGAAGAACGCTATCGATCTCTGATTGCCTCGATGACAGAAGGAATTGTCTTTCAGAAGGCAGATGGAGCAATTATTGCTTGTAACACCAGTGCTGAAAAAATTCTAGGACTCACCGCCGAGCAAATGATGGGATGCACTTCGATCGATCCCCGTTGGCACGCTATCCATGAAGACGGATCACAGTTTGTCGGAGAGAATCATCCCGCAATTGTTACCTTAAAAACCGGACAACCCCAGACTAATATTATGATGGGAGTTCACAAACCCGATCAGAGCTTGACATGGATTTCTATCAACACTCAACCCTTATTTTATCCAGATTCTCAACACCCTTACGCTGTTGTTGCTTCTTTTACCGATATTACCCAACGTAAACAGTTAGAACTCGATATAAAACGCAGTGAGGCATTATTTCGAGGCATATTTGAACAGGCAACCGTTGGCATCGCACTGGTTAATTCTTCTGGCAGGTTTATGAAGGTCAATCAGCGTTTTTGTCAATTGATGGGGTATTCTCCCCCAGAACTCCAACAGATGACCTTTCTGGATTTGACTCACCCTAAAGATTATACCCTGACTATAGAGTTTCACCGGCAAATCTGGAATCGGGAAATCCCTAACTATTGCACGGATAAGCAATATGTTCATCAAGAGGGTCATTCTTTTTGGGGGAATGTGACGTTTTGCCCCATCTATAATGATCAAGGGCAATTACAGTATGGGTTAGGAGTCGTTATTGATATTTCCGATCGCAAACAGGCTGAAAGCATTATCTATCAACAAACTGAGCGAGAAAGGATGATGCACGACATCACCCGACATATTCGTCAATCTCTTGATCTCGATGAAATTCTCAATACAACGGTGACTGATGTCCGTCAATTTCTACAAACCGATCGAGTCATTATCTATCGCCTCAACCCGGACTGGAGTGGTATAGTCGTCACAGAATCAGTTGCTCCGAAATGGATAGCTATTCTCAATATGGAGATCACAGATAGTTATTTTGTGGAAACCGAAGGAGGAGATTATCATAGGGGCTACATCAACAATGTTCCAGACATTTATCATGCGGGTTTTACTCAATGTCATCTGGAATTGTTAGAACGATTGCAAGTTCGAGCTAAATTAGTTGTTCCCATCTTACAACAAGACCGAACTTGGGGGTTATTAATTGCTCATCATTGTACTAGCCCTCGTCAATGGCAACCTTTTGAAGCAGAATTATTAACTCAATTAGCTACCCAATTAGCGATCGCCATTCAACAGTCAGAACTTCATCAGCAGTTACAAAGCACCAACCAACAACTTGAAAATCTGGCTTTAATCGATCAATTAACCCAAATTCCTAATCGGCGCTGTTTTGATCACGACCTTGAGCGTCACTGGCAGAATTTAGCCCGACAAAAACGCCCTTTATCTTTACTGCTGTGTGATATTGATTATTTTAAGCAATATAATGATACTTATGGTCATTCTGGGGGTGATGTGTGTTTAACCCAAGTCGCTCAAGCTCTCAAAGCCTCCGCTCGACGAGCAAGTGATTTAGTGGCCCGGTATGGGGGAGAAGAATTTGTGATTATTTTACCGGATACAGATAATTTTGGGGCGATCGCCGTTGCTCAAAATATCCAAAAAACCCTCAAAGAGCTTCGTCTTCCTCATCGTGCCTCTGGTGTATCTTCCTATGTTACCGTAAGTATTGGGATTGCCACCCTCATTCCTCGCTCAGATTTACCCTCGATCGAGTTAATTAATGCAGCAGATCAAGCCCTTTATCAAGCCAAAGCTCAAGGACGCGATCGCTACTCTAGTCATTCTATTTAA
- a CDS encoding PEP-CTERM sorting domain-containing protein, with the protein MITVKSLIFKGLPALTLGIVALAPDSSNAAVIWNQSTNILPMDGEAFWYDRVVSSSRTSLFAFDEAQNVSISGSDGIKINKQNPLYVPNDSFANYDPNIAYSDRNTMLQYDWDNLNDLPILPTGTYSSHFIHLFLPFNSNGRRDGRATIEATVVFDAPIVGLMGDPSLVNASQFAFFPGASNYPWKTTLEGLQWNGVGKRDYAKVTGPNNNILQIRMTSDGQEFVRVITAAPVSDPTVAAPEPLTILGSATAIGFATLFKRKMSK; encoded by the coding sequence ATGATAACAGTAAAATCTCTAATCTTTAAGGGACTCCCCGCTCTAACCCTGGGAATTGTAGCTTTAGCCCCTGATTCCTCTAATGCTGCCGTTATCTGGAATCAAAGTACAAACATTCTTCCAATGGATGGAGAGGCCTTTTGGTATGATCGTGTAGTGTCCTCATCAAGAACCAGTCTTTTTGCTTTTGATGAAGCGCAAAACGTTTCAATCAGTGGATCAGATGGGATCAAAATTAACAAGCAAAATCCTCTCTATGTTCCCAATGATAGTTTTGCTAATTATGATCCTAACATAGCATACAGTGATCGAAACACTATGTTACAGTACGATTGGGATAATCTTAACGATTTACCCATACTTCCTACAGGGACATATAGCAGTCACTTTATCCACCTATTTCTTCCTTTTAACAGTAACGGGAGAAGAGATGGAAGAGCAACGATCGAAGCAACTGTTGTCTTTGATGCACCAATTGTCGGATTAATGGGAGATCCTAGCCTGGTTAACGCCAGTCAGTTTGCATTTTTCCCTGGTGCTTCAAATTATCCCTGGAAGACTACTTTGGAAGGGCTACAATGGAATGGTGTAGGCAAACGAGACTATGCAAAAGTGACCGGACCAAATAACAATATATTGCAAATTAGGATGACAAGTGACGGGCAAGAGTTCGTCAGAGTCATTACCGCCGCTCCTGTTAGCGATCCTACTGTTGCTGCTCCCGAGCCTTTGACTATTCTCGGTTCTGCTACAGCGATCGGTTTTGCTACTTTGTTTAAAAGAAAAATGTCTAAATAA
- a CDS encoding NifU family protein: MTQGNMPPVTDAPTTLDRLVGEIGRFESIVAQWDHNQQVVVTELKKSIEALHKEALTRLIRRLKQEKATAALRNAVEDEIVYGLLRYHELIKPPQPPLEKRIQQALDEVRPGLKSHNGDVELVAIELPDTVKVRLVGTCSNCPASTLTMKQGVEQTIKNYCPEITQVISINTPSTHQKLSSPLLVGEGLGERLNEPDYINSPFSSEQETGWIALTTREEIPDGGILGIEIDHLKLILYRNGDHILGYRNSCTHLGMPLDTGTVQEGILTCPFHDFQYRLDTGECLSVPQLYLEPYPIKSSGDRILVKIL; this comes from the coding sequence ATGACTCAAGGGAATATGCCTCCCGTCACTGACGCTCCTACCACATTAGACCGGTTGGTGGGAGAAATTGGCCGTTTTGAAAGTATTGTGGCTCAATGGGATCACAATCAACAAGTTGTAGTCACGGAACTTAAAAAATCCATAGAAGCACTACACAAAGAAGCTTTAACCCGTCTCATTCGTCGTCTGAAACAGGAAAAAGCCACCGCCGCTTTACGTAACGCCGTAGAAGATGAGATAGTGTATGGGTTATTACGCTATCATGAACTGATAAAACCCCCACAGCCCCCTTTAGAAAAACGGATTCAACAAGCTTTAGATGAAGTACGTCCCGGTTTAAAAAGCCATAATGGAGATGTAGAACTGGTAGCTATTGAATTACCTGATACAGTCAAAGTTAGATTAGTGGGAACTTGTAGCAACTGTCCGGCCTCCACTTTAACAATGAAACAAGGGGTAGAACAAACTATAAAAAACTATTGCCCAGAAATTACTCAAGTTATCTCTATTAATACTCCATCCACCCACCAAAAATTAAGCTCCCCTCTCCTTGTAGGAGAGGGGTTGGGGGAGAGGTTAAACGAACCGGACTACATCAATAGTCCTTTTTCTTCAGAACAAGAAACCGGTTGGATAGCGCTCACAACTAGAGAAGAAATTCCTGACGGGGGAATTTTAGGGATAGAAATAGACCACTTAAAATTAATTCTTTACCGCAACGGGGATCATATTTTAGGCTATCGCAATAGTTGCACCCATTTAGGAATGCCCCTAGATACAGGAACGGTACAAGAGGGAATTTTAACCTGTCCCTTTCATGATTTCCAATATCGTTTAGACACCGGCGAATGTTTAAGCGTTCCTCAACTGTATCTCGAACCCTATCCGATTAAATCTAGTGGCGATCGTATTTTAGTCAAAATCCTTTAA